One Deltaproteobacteria bacterium genomic region harbors:
- the panB gene encoding 3-methyl-2-oxobutanoate hydroxymethyltransferase, which translates to MKSEVFNLPSFSKAKSQGRPVSMVTCYDSTFAKLVENSSIDCILVGDSVAMTIHGFADTLNATPEMMATHVAAVRRGAPTKFIVADLPFLAHRGSLDETMKAVRLIMSAGANAVKIEGIDGSEQTFHHIVESGVPVMGHLGLTPQSVNVFGGFRVQGKTLSAAEAIKKQATKLEASGVFAIVLECVPSTLANEITKAARVPTIGIGAGSGCDGQVLVIQDLLGLNTDFRPKFVRQFGQLAEPVATALKEFDLATKDRTFPAASESFTTEPSA; encoded by the coding sequence ATGAAATCAGAAGTTTTCAACCTTCCGTCTTTTTCAAAAGCTAAATCACAAGGCCGACCAGTTTCCATGGTGACCTGCTACGATTCAACCTTCGCTAAGCTTGTAGAGAATAGCTCCATCGATTGCATTCTCGTCGGCGACAGTGTTGCCATGACCATACACGGCTTTGCCGACACACTTAACGCCACCCCGGAAATGATGGCTACTCACGTGGCCGCTGTGCGACGAGGTGCACCCACCAAATTCATCGTTGCCGATTTGCCGTTTCTCGCCCATCGCGGAAGCCTCGACGAAACCATGAAGGCGGTCCGCTTGATCATGAGCGCTGGGGCAAATGCGGTAAAAATTGAAGGTATTGACGGGTCGGAACAAACTTTTCATCACATTGTTGAAAGTGGCGTTCCAGTGATGGGGCACTTGGGTCTTACTCCACAGTCCGTCAACGTCTTCGGTGGATTTCGTGTTCAAGGCAAAACACTTTCCGCGGCCGAGGCCATCAAAAAACAAGCCACAAAACTTGAAGCTTCCGGAGTTTTTGCAATTGTCCTCGAGTGCGTCCCATCGACACTCGCGAATGAAATCACAAAAGCTGCTCGAGTGCCGACGATCGGCATCGGAGCAGGAAGTGGATGTGACGGACAGGTTCTGGTGATTCAAGATCTCCTTGGCCTAAATACCGATTTCCGTCCGAAGTTTGTTCGACAGTTTGGGCAACTCGCCGAGCCCGTCGCGACTGCCTTAAAGGAGTTTGATTTAGCAACTAAGGACCGCACTTTTCCAGCTGCTTCAGAATCCTTTACCACCGAGCCCTCCGCATGA
- a CDS encoding type III pantothenate kinase: protein MILCLDVGNTTIHAGVYASPSSSGQEISEAHLKPMTQFRRTSEFRASSDEIGLFILAALRENGVDPKKIKGISICSVVPDAIYSIRGACQKYFGMQPFILQAGTKTGLKIKYRNPLEVGADRIANSIAAVELCPDRNLIIVDFGTATTFCAVSKDKDYLGGVIIAGIRISMEALESRTAKLPSVEIFPTASTLGRSTVESIQSGLYFGQMGMVKEICTRLQAECFSDAPPVLLATGGFAGLFEKEKLFDRVIPDLVLRGLYRATILNQTSLQSL from the coding sequence ATGATACTTTGTCTCGACGTCGGGAACACAACGATCCACGCTGGAGTCTACGCATCACCGTCTTCCAGTGGACAAGAAATTTCTGAAGCACATCTTAAACCGATGACCCAGTTCCGACGTACGTCAGAGTTCCGTGCCTCGAGCGACGAAATTGGATTATTCATACTGGCGGCTTTGCGGGAAAACGGCGTCGACCCGAAAAAAATAAAAGGGATTTCGATTTGCTCAGTCGTTCCGGATGCCATTTACTCCATTCGCGGCGCTTGCCAAAAATACTTCGGGATGCAGCCTTTTATCCTTCAAGCAGGAACTAAAACCGGCCTAAAAATTAAATATCGCAATCCGCTTGAGGTCGGGGCGGATCGAATCGCCAACTCAATTGCTGCGGTTGAACTTTGCCCGGATCGAAACTTGATCATTGTCGACTTCGGCACTGCTACGACTTTTTGTGCCGTCAGCAAAGACAAAGACTATTTAGGCGGCGTCATCATAGCGGGCATTCGAATTTCTATGGAGGCTCTTGAGTCGAGAACTGCCAAACTTCCGTCAGTTGAAATCTTCCCGACCGCTAGCACGTTAGGACGATCGACAGTTGAAAGCATTCAGTCTGGACTTTATTTCGGGCAGATGGGCATGGTGAAGGAGATCTGCACTCGGCTTCAGGCCGAATGCTTTTCAGATGCGCCGCCCGTCCTGCTCGCGACAGGTGGCTTCGCAGGGCTCTTTGAAAAAGAAAAGCTATTTGATCGAGTGATTCCAGATCTCGTTTTGCGCGGCCTCTACCGCGCAACGATTTTAAACCAAACTTCGTTACAGAGTTTGTGA
- a CDS encoding acetyl-CoA carboxylase biotin carboxyl carrier protein subunit codes for MKKIVLDENGRKRVGAVAKLGSTTWFSFGGEVWTHETEVRGRRGKSLASAADPSTITAPMPGKIVKVVAQVGFSVSGGDVVIVMEAMKMEYTLKAAAQGVVKSVNCSAGDQVALGAALVLLEVK; via the coding sequence ATGAAAAAAATCGTGCTCGATGAGAACGGGCGAAAGCGAGTAGGTGCAGTTGCCAAGCTCGGCTCAACGACCTGGTTTTCTTTTGGTGGTGAGGTTTGGACTCACGAGACGGAGGTCCGTGGCCGCCGCGGAAAGAGTTTGGCCAGCGCCGCCGATCCATCGACGATCACTGCTCCGATGCCTGGAAAGATCGTCAAAGTAGTTGCTCAGGTTGGCTTTTCCGTGAGCGGAGGTGATGTGGTCATTGTTATGGAGGCCATGAAGATGGAATACACTTTGAAGGCCGCGGCTCAAGGAGTTGTCAAATCGGTTAACTGCAGCGCAGGAGATCAGGTCGCACTCGGAGCCGCGTTGGTTCTGCTAGAGGTCAAGTGA
- a CDS encoding HAD-IG family 5'-nucleotidase produces MSGAATKVFINRTLNMRKIKFIGLDMDHTLVRYHSHAFEELSHKTMCKKLVEQKGYPSLILNLKFDMDLAVRGLVIDKKKGNLLKVSRHGAIRASYHGTKPIDFPQQQKLYKSTYIDLSDAQAYTAIDTAFSLSVATLFAQLVEIKDADGREALPDYETISLDVIEMLDLSHRDGSLKNEVALNLEKYIIKDPLVVERIERFKKHDKRFFIVTNSDFGYSKLLLDYAINPFLKNHKDWTEVFDYVVTLAQKPRFFWDTLRFLKVDPKSGVMTNYDEPLKPGIYQGGGAAKFAKDLGVEGDDILYIGDHIYGDILRLKKDCNWRTALVVEELDSELENYIKAQPFSSEIRVLMEKKEPLEHDLVELITKRIEASDESDDGRVHELQSKISEIDKTISSLIKKQQGVFNSHWGEIMRAGNEESYFATQVDRYACVYMPKLSDLLDYSPRTYFRAERRPLAHELALGLS; encoded by the coding sequence ATGTCGGGCGCAGCGACAAAGGTATTTATCAATCGAACTTTGAACATGCGGAAAATCAAGTTCATCGGATTGGATATGGATCACACGCTAGTGAGATATCATAGCCATGCGTTTGAAGAATTGTCGCACAAAACGATGTGCAAAAAGCTCGTTGAGCAAAAAGGTTATCCCAGTTTAATTTTAAACCTTAAGTTCGATATGGATCTTGCCGTTCGCGGGCTTGTCATCGACAAAAAAAAGGGAAACCTTCTAAAAGTCAGCCGCCATGGTGCGATTCGCGCGAGCTACCACGGAACTAAACCGATCGACTTTCCCCAGCAACAAAAGTTGTACAAGTCGACCTATATCGATCTCTCCGATGCGCAAGCCTACACCGCAATCGACACAGCATTTTCGCTTTCTGTCGCTACTTTGTTTGCGCAATTGGTTGAAATCAAAGATGCCGATGGTCGTGAAGCGCTCCCCGATTATGAAACGATCTCTCTTGATGTCATCGAAATGCTGGATCTTTCGCATCGTGATGGTTCGCTAAAAAATGAGGTTGCTCTCAATCTCGAAAAATACATTATTAAAGACCCGCTCGTCGTCGAGCGAATCGAACGTTTTAAAAAACACGACAAGCGCTTTTTCATTGTGACCAATTCTGATTTTGGCTATTCGAAGCTTCTACTGGACTACGCCATCAATCCATTTTTAAAAAATCACAAAGACTGGACCGAGGTTTTTGATTACGTCGTAACACTGGCGCAAAAGCCCCGGTTCTTTTGGGACACTCTTCGATTTTTAAAGGTAGATCCTAAATCAGGCGTCATGACGAACTACGATGAGCCACTCAAGCCAGGAATCTATCAGGGCGGCGGAGCTGCGAAGTTCGCAAAAGATCTAGGCGTTGAGGGTGACGACATTCTGTACATTGGGGATCATATTTATGGCGACATCTTGCGTTTGAAAAAGGACTGCAACTGGCGCACAGCTTTGGTTGTCGAAGAGCTCGATTCCGAACTTGAGAACTATATCAAGGCGCAGCCATTTTCTTCGGAGATCCGGGTTCTGATGGAAAAAAAGGAACCCCTTGAGCACGACTTGGTCGAACTGATTACGAAGCGCATTGAGGCCTCTGACGAATCAGATGACGGTCGCGTGCATGAGCTTCAATCCAAAATCTCGGAAATCGACAAAACAATTTCATCGCTGATAAAAAAACAGCAGGGTGTCTTCAATTCTCACTGGGGCGAGATTATGAGGGCCGGCAATGAAGAGAGTTATTTCGCGACACAAGTCGACCGATATGCTTGTGTTTACATGCCGAAGCTAAGCGATTTGCTGGACTATTCCCCTCGCACTTACTTCCGCGCCGAGCGAAGACCGCTGGCTCATGAACTCGCGTTGGGCCTCTCGTAG
- a CDS encoding TIGR02147 family protein yields the protein MAESVFESTSVNDFLRRELDRRLSTNPRYSLRAFARHLGMSPGELSEVLREKRPMSAKACQKVSRALDLSPAEFKHLLVLAATASTEREARESGVAAPLRSPAVPLHLRRLDEDRFRLVSDWWCFAILNLLEVDGFTWKAPDISFRLGITLLQAQTAMDRLERLQLVRRAPPDRAVATHDLVEHLSEVPSEAIRRYHRTLLEKAVLALDNQGREERDITGIGMAIDKKDIKAIAREIAEFQEQIIAKYGRKRRGRKFDSIYQLEVALFRLNQEPV from the coding sequence ATGGCTGAATCAGTATTTGAATCCACATCTGTAAATGATTTTTTGAGAAGAGAGCTAGATCGTCGTTTGAGTACGAATCCGCGGTACTCGCTGCGTGCCTTCGCAAGACACTTGGGCATGAGCCCCGGCGAGTTAAGCGAAGTGTTGCGCGAGAAGCGCCCCATGAGTGCCAAGGCCTGCCAAAAAGTTTCGCGTGCGTTGGATCTCAGTCCAGCAGAATTCAAACATCTTCTGGTGCTTGCGGCGACGGCCTCAACGGAACGAGAGGCGCGTGAATCTGGTGTGGCAGCACCGCTTCGTTCCCCGGCGGTCCCGCTTCACTTGCGGCGATTGGACGAAGACCGGTTCCGGCTCGTGTCGGATTGGTGGTGTTTTGCAATTCTAAATCTTTTAGAAGTCGACGGCTTCACATGGAAAGCTCCCGACATTTCTTTCCGCCTTGGAATCACTTTGCTCCAAGCTCAAACAGCTATGGATCGTTTGGAAAGATTGCAGCTAGTGCGCCGTGCCCCACCCGACCGCGCAGTGGCCACCCATGATCTCGTTGAGCATTTGAGCGAAGTTCCGTCGGAAGCGATTCGTCGCTATCACCGCACGCTTCTCGAAAAAGCGGTGTTAGCCTTGGACAACCAGGGGCGCGAAGAACGGGACATCACTGGAATTGGCATGGCCATCGATAAAAAAGACATAAAAGCCATCGCGCGGGAAATTGCAGAGTTTCAAGAGCAAATCATTGCCAAGTACGGCCGCAAGCGTCGCGGCCGCAAATTTGATTCTATCTACCAACTAGAAGTTGCATTGTTTCGTTTGAATCAGGAGCCAGTATGA
- a CDS encoding AAA family ATPase, giving the protein MEHSSVEAFKIGSVPTMTACQARAMEALESAVRPNVFLTGGAGVGKSYLIRHFQRGLDLREYPILASTGAAAVLVGGRTFHSFFGLGILEGGPEQTIERASRNRQVVRRLRQIKGLVIDEVSMLAGPVLRVAEVLARRVRESDLPWGGLRIVTVGDFAQLPPVERDPARGGGWAFLDPVWEWSAFNRQILQTQVRCQDPEYMQVLAKVRQGVIDEEVRHYLDSRTGPVDLEFDGTRLFPRRDQTEKFNEMRLQDLPGEVTSVLTVASGNAKAIESLRKQAPIPDILKLKENALVMIRQNDPMNRWVNGSTGHVRRIQAQKLSVELLNGRRVELEKATFSMLDGDGDPIATLTNFPVNLAWASTIHKAQGATMDRLAVDLSRLWEPGQAYVALSRLTSGSELRIARWDAASIKVDPQVIEFLK; this is encoded by the coding sequence ATGGAACACTCTTCAGTCGAAGCATTTAAAATAGGAAGCGTCCCGACGATGACGGCCTGCCAGGCGCGCGCGATGGAAGCCCTTGAATCGGCGGTGCGACCGAACGTCTTTTTAACGGGCGGCGCCGGCGTCGGAAAATCCTATCTCATTCGGCATTTTCAGCGCGGGTTGGATCTTCGTGAATATCCGATTCTCGCCTCGACTGGCGCGGCAGCAGTCCTCGTTGGCGGACGTACTTTTCACTCTTTTTTTGGACTTGGAATTCTTGAAGGCGGACCAGAGCAAACCATCGAGCGCGCTTCGCGCAATCGCCAAGTCGTTCGACGGCTTCGACAAATCAAGGGTTTGGTCATCGACGAAGTTTCAATGCTCGCTGGTCCTGTGTTGCGCGTCGCTGAAGTTTTGGCGAGGAGAGTTCGGGAAAGTGATTTGCCATGGGGCGGATTGCGAATTGTGACCGTCGGTGATTTTGCTCAGCTGCCACCTGTGGAACGCGATCCAGCCCGCGGAGGCGGATGGGCGTTTCTAGATCCCGTTTGGGAATGGTCTGCGTTCAATCGTCAAATTTTGCAAACACAAGTGCGCTGCCAAGATCCAGAGTATATGCAAGTTCTGGCAAAAGTCAGACAAGGCGTTATCGACGAGGAAGTTCGCCACTATTTAGATAGCAGAACAGGTCCTGTTGATTTGGAGTTTGATGGAACTCGTCTTTTTCCTCGTCGGGACCAAACTGAAAAGTTCAACGAAATGCGGCTTCAGGATCTTCCAGGCGAGGTAACCTCGGTATTGACGGTGGCGTCGGGCAATGCAAAAGCGATCGAGAGCCTAAGAAAACAAGCGCCAATTCCGGATATTTTAAAGCTCAAAGAAAACGCACTTGTTATGATTCGGCAAAATGACCCGATGAATCGATGGGTGAATGGTTCAACGGGGCATGTTCGCCGTATTCAAGCACAAAAGCTGTCAGTGGAGCTTCTAAACGGAAGGCGTGTCGAGCTTGAGAAGGCCACTTTTTCGATGTTGGACGGAGATGGCGATCCGATTGCGACGCTTACCAACTTTCCCGTTAATCTCGCTTGGGCATCGACAATTCACAAAGCGCAAGGAGCGACGATGGATCGGCTTGCGGTTGATCTTTCTCGGCTTTGGGAGCCAGGTCAGGCGTATGTCGCTCTGTCGAGACTGACGTCGGGGTCGGAGCTAAGAATTGCACGGTGGGATGCTGCCTCAATCAAAGTCGACCCGCAGGTTATAGAATTCCTCAAATAG
- a CDS encoding hydroxymethylglutaryl-CoA lyase: MKTTSDSIVRIIEVGMRDGLQNEKTMLSVEARLELAKRIAKAGAREIEMGAFVSPQWVPQMAGSDQLIQAAVQFRKQKGSEFRRVQFSALVPNFRGLEGALASGVERIAIFASASESFSQKNINCSIKDSLVRYGNVVKVAKSHGLTVRGYLSMCFGCAFEGKVSERKVVAMAEKLLKIGCDEVSIGDTIGVADPKQVRRLGKALKSAIGKNKIAMHFHDTRGTALANILASLEIGLRSFDSSLGGLGGCPYAPAATGNVATEDVVYMLHRMGLKTGLDLEALIEASRWLQPQMKRELPSKVARAGTPRLLPI, from the coding sequence ATGAAAACGACTTCCGATTCTATCGTTCGAATTATCGAAGTGGGAATGCGCGACGGGTTGCAAAATGAAAAGACCATGCTCTCTGTTGAGGCGCGCCTTGAATTGGCAAAGCGGATTGCGAAAGCCGGCGCACGCGAAATTGAAATGGGCGCATTCGTATCTCCGCAGTGGGTTCCTCAGATGGCAGGTTCTGATCAGTTAATTCAAGCGGCAGTTCAGTTTCGTAAGCAGAAAGGTTCGGAGTTTCGACGCGTCCAATTTTCAGCGCTTGTTCCAAATTTTCGAGGCCTCGAGGGAGCTCTGGCATCTGGTGTCGAGCGTATTGCGATTTTTGCGTCGGCCTCCGAATCTTTCTCGCAAAAGAATATTAATTGTTCGATTAAGGACAGTCTTGTTCGCTACGGAAACGTTGTGAAGGTTGCGAAGTCACATGGCTTAACAGTTCGCGGATATCTGAGTATGTGTTTCGGCTGTGCATTCGAGGGAAAAGTGAGTGAAAGAAAAGTCGTTGCGATGGCCGAAAAGTTGTTGAAAATAGGCTGTGACGAAGTGTCGATCGGCGACACCATCGGTGTTGCCGATCCTAAGCAGGTTAGGCGACTTGGTAAGGCTTTGAAGTCGGCTATTGGAAAAAACAAGATCGCCATGCATTTTCACGATACTCGCGGCACCGCCTTAGCCAACATTTTAGCGTCGCTGGAAATAGGACTACGATCGTTCGATTCATCCTTGGGAGGCCTTGGGGGTTGTCCTTACGCCCCAGCCGCCACCGGAAACGTCGCGACCGAGGACGTCGTTTATATGCTACACAGAATGGGTTTGAAAACTGGTTTAGACCTTGAGGCTTTGATTGAGGCTTCGCGTTGGCTTCAACCTCAAATGAAGCGCGAGCTCCCTTCGAAAGTCGCGCGCGCAGGCACTCCGCGTCTTCTGCCGATCTAA
- a CDS encoding DUF2520 domain-containing protein, producing the protein MNMQKSLTKNSAESKQPVKILVVGNGRVANAFIGFLKSQPDTHYIHWHRKIGAQFSEFCMAQAPTHVWIAVSDDAISEFVEENFASLFGKTVCHFSGGQSSLTVLRSDRCLTVHATHPLTTFGKTGDPNWIQRFTEIPFVLDRSSITPGFTLESLLPGMRNPVYSIEPEERQYYHALCALAGGLTVMTWESIQARFQSRLNLPPAVLSVFKKQIFENLSAPGNMSVLTGPVARGDLKMIAAHFAALETRCDATLMQMYSLLIQLNRLEAAKK; encoded by the coding sequence TTGAATATGCAGAAAAGTTTAACGAAAAACAGCGCTGAATCGAAGCAGCCAGTAAAAATCCTCGTCGTTGGCAACGGACGTGTTGCAAATGCCTTCATTGGTTTTCTTAAGTCGCAACCTGACACTCACTACATTCATTGGCATCGCAAAATAGGCGCCCAGTTTTCTGAATTCTGCATGGCGCAAGCCCCGACGCACGTTTGGATTGCAGTCTCGGACGACGCCATCAGCGAATTCGTTGAAGAAAACTTTGCGTCGCTTTTTGGAAAAACAGTCTGCCACTTTAGCGGCGGTCAATCCAGTCTCACTGTTTTGCGCAGCGACCGGTGCCTTACGGTGCACGCAACTCATCCGCTTACGACTTTCGGAAAAACCGGGGACCCGAACTGGATTCAACGCTTCACAGAAATCCCATTTGTTCTCGATCGATCATCGATCACCCCCGGATTTACACTTGAGTCACTTCTTCCTGGCATGCGAAATCCGGTTTACTCGATCGAGCCCGAAGAGCGCCAATACTATCACGCGCTTTGCGCCCTCGCAGGCGGCCTGACAGTAATGACTTGGGAATCCATCCAAGCCCGCTTTCAATCCCGGTTAAATTTGCCCCCCGCGGTCCTGAGTGTTTTCAAAAAACAGATTTTCGAAAACCTATCCGCCCCGGGAAATATGTCGGTTCTCACCGGCCCTGTTGCTCGCGGTGATTTGAAAATGATTGCGGCCCACTTTGCCGCGCTTGAAACTAGATGCGACGCCACGTTGATGCAAATGTACTCTCTGTTGATCCAATTGAATCGGCTGGAGGCCGCCAAAAAATGA
- a CDS encoding pantoate--beta-alanine ligase, giving the protein MKVYRNLQIWIDDRKAIVNKHRDLGIGFVPTMGALHEGHLSLIRQAKSENALVIASIFVNPTQFNNPDDFEKYPSTIDADLALAEKAGCDIVLLPSKEDVYPDGYRYRISESTFSKVLCGAHRPGHFDGVLTIVLKLFQITQASHSYFGQKDFQQLELIRSMAKAFFLDIKVLGLPTVREADGLAMSSRNLRLKPEDRKKAAQISTLLRQSFREQKSASFVAAELAKNGFRVDYVEDHLTGPSEELRRFVAAFLGDVRLIDNMTAIDAEQGSK; this is encoded by the coding sequence ATGAAGGTTTACCGAAATCTTCAGATTTGGATCGACGACCGCAAAGCGATCGTGAATAAACATCGCGATCTGGGAATAGGCTTCGTTCCGACTATGGGCGCGCTACACGAAGGGCACCTATCCCTAATTCGTCAAGCGAAGTCGGAAAATGCACTTGTGATCGCTAGCATTTTCGTCAATCCAACTCAGTTTAACAATCCCGACGACTTCGAAAAGTACCCGTCAACAATTGATGCCGATCTGGCACTCGCGGAAAAAGCCGGCTGCGACATCGTGCTACTGCCATCAAAAGAAGATGTTTATCCCGACGGCTATCGGTACCGCATTAGCGAATCCACCTTTTCGAAAGTTCTATGCGGCGCACATCGCCCGGGACATTTCGATGGTGTTCTGACAATTGTCTTGAAACTCTTCCAGATCACTCAAGCAAGTCATTCTTACTTCGGCCAAAAAGACTTCCAGCAGCTCGAGCTTATTCGCTCAATGGCCAAGGCCTTCTTTTTGGACATCAAAGTATTGGGTCTTCCGACAGTTCGAGAAGCCGACGGACTTGCAATGAGCTCGCGGAACCTGCGCCTGAAACCTGAAGACCGAAAAAAAGCAGCACAGATTTCAACGCTTCTGCGCCAAAGTTTTAGAGAGCAGAAAAGCGCATCGTTCGTTGCAGCTGAACTTGCGAAGAATGGATTTCGCGTTGATTACGTGGAAGATCATTTAACCGGCCCGTCTGAAGAGCTGCGACGATTTGTCGCTGCGTTTCTGGGAGATGTTCGCCTCATCGACAACATGACTGCCATAGACGCAGAACAAGGTTCCAAATGA
- the coaBC gene encoding bifunctional phosphopantothenoylcysteine decarboxylase/phosphopantothenate--cysteine ligase CoaBC, with product MNKRVLFLMSGSIAAYKACQVLSRLKQLGHEVEVVASQWALRFVGEATIEGLTGRPVHQSMFGSGAHMSHIHLVRWADLVIVCPATANTIGKLANGIGDDLLTTLFLAHDFSKPWLIAPAMNTKMYHHPATRESVRKLTEMGCKILETASGVLACGEIGDGKLLDPDLLLQAIISELNSTKPRTEQNEADSSSLNRQGPGRSRSVLITSGGTSVPIDAVRSITNHSTGKTGAALAEVFFGLGYSVTLIAAKSSIRPKFDEFDGTHFKSFEFETFLELQERLEACLATTDFDVVVHAAAVSDYSVADASTSGKIDSSDEIVLRLKKNPKLLDSIRGKSKNPHVKIVGFKFTADEGELAARAEKLAKSGSADFLVTNDLKNYPNWRLHQVDLQSRTLKLVESGADRHELGLSIAQRVTQ from the coding sequence ATGAACAAACGCGTTTTGTTTTTGATGTCTGGTTCGATCGCCGCTTACAAAGCATGCCAAGTTCTTTCACGACTGAAGCAACTTGGGCACGAAGTAGAGGTGGTGGCATCACAGTGGGCTTTACGTTTTGTCGGCGAAGCTACGATCGAAGGTTTAACAGGCCGACCCGTTCATCAATCGATGTTCGGCTCGGGCGCACACATGTCACACATCCATCTGGTTCGATGGGCCGACCTCGTAATTGTTTGCCCGGCCACTGCGAACACGATCGGCAAACTCGCGAACGGAATCGGCGACGACCTCTTAACGACTCTTTTTCTCGCACACGATTTTTCTAAGCCTTGGCTCATCGCTCCCGCGATGAACACAAAAATGTATCATCACCCGGCGACACGCGAATCAGTTCGAAAACTGACCGAGATGGGCTGTAAGATACTTGAAACAGCGTCCGGAGTTCTCGCATGCGGTGAAATCGGCGATGGCAAACTTTTGGATCCAGATTTGCTTTTGCAGGCCATCATCAGTGAGCTGAATTCAACAAAACCTCGAACCGAACAAAACGAAGCTGACTCTTCAAGCCTCAATAGGCAGGGACCGGGGCGAAGTCGAAGTGTACTTATAACTTCAGGAGGAACATCTGTTCCGATCGACGCAGTCCGATCCATTACAAACCATTCCACGGGAAAAACCGGTGCTGCCCTGGCTGAGGTTTTCTTTGGCCTTGGTTACTCGGTAACGCTCATCGCCGCCAAATCTTCCATTAGGCCCAAATTCGATGAATTCGACGGAACCCATTTTAAATCATTCGAATTTGAAACTTTCCTTGAACTTCAAGAGAGACTTGAGGCGTGCCTAGCGACGACAGATTTCGACGTTGTTGTTCACGCTGCAGCTGTCAGTGATTATTCGGTGGCTGACGCTTCGACCTCAGGAAAAATCGATTCCTCCGACGAGATCGTTCTACGGCTGAAAAAAAATCCCAAGCTTTTGGATTCCATTCGCGGCAAATCCAAAAACCCTCACGTAAAAATAGTTGGGTTTAAATTTACCGCCGATGAAGGCGAGCTAGCTGCGCGAGCTGAAAAACTCGCGAAAAGCGGCTCCGCTGACTTCCTCGTTACCAATGATTTGAAAAACTATCCGAATTGGCGGCTTCATCAAGTCGATCTGCAAAGCCGAACACTTAAACTTGTCGAATCGGGCGCCGATCGCCACGAGCTTGGACTTTCAATCGCGCAAAGGGTGACTCAATGA
- a CDS encoding redoxin family protein: MDSTSSRPEKKQRISHFSIAAVLALALSVVLSAYLFGGRSPVESAKPSVALATTEEIDAWLKSEMKAANAPFAILNVWATWCEPCRTEMPELAEFQKLYPEWPLLFVSADNENDLEEAQKFLHNSKVEKPSRLLRGEQTAFIQSWQKRSNADPTRRWSMSLPVTFFVDESGNVLKFLAAETTSQELAAIANGLTKPKSPDAL; this comes from the coding sequence ATGGATTCAACGTCGTCTCGACCAGAAAAAAAACAACGCATTTCGCATTTTTCCATCGCCGCTGTATTGGCTTTGGCGCTCAGCGTGGTGCTTTCCGCTTATTTATTTGGCGGTCGGAGTCCGGTCGAATCCGCCAAACCCTCAGTCGCCCTCGCGACGACGGAGGAGATTGATGCGTGGTTAAAATCCGAGATGAAAGCGGCAAATGCACCCTTTGCCATTTTGAATGTCTGGGCCACTTGGTGCGAGCCATGCCGGACCGAAATGCCGGAACTTGCTGAGTTTCAAAAACTCTACCCTGAGTGGCCCCTGCTTTTCGTAAGTGCCGACAATGAGAATGACCTAGAAGAAGCGCAAAAATTTTTGCACAATTCGAAAGTTGAAAAACCGTCGCGCCTCCTTCGTGGCGAACAGACTGCGTTCATTCAGAGTTGGCAGAAGCGTTCCAACGCTGACCCTACAAGGAGATGGTCCATGAGTTTACCGGTCACTTTTTTTGTCGATGAAAGTGGCAACGTTCTTAAATTCCTGGCGGCAGAAACGACTAGTCAGGAGCTTGCGGCCATCGCGAATGGTCTAACGAAACCGAAAAGCCCTGACGCTCTATAG